The nucleotide sequence CGGATCAGGCGATGCGGCATGCTGATGACATAATAAAGACGCTTCGGGCGTGGAATAGTAGGGTTCAGTATTTTACAGAGATTAATTTTGAGGGTGTGCGGTTGTCGGGCAAGTTAGTGCGTGTCAAGCAGTGTCAGAAGTGTAGCAAGTATGCTTTGGCTGGGGTGTCAAAGAGGTGTGGGCGGTGTGGTGGCAAGTATCAGGATGTTTTGGACCAAAGGTGATTTATAAGGGTGGTTTATGAGGATACTTGAGTGTAGTATCCCGGACAAGGTGGCGTATTTAGTGCCAATAGGTGATATTCATTTTGAGGATCCCGGGTTTACGGAGTCGAGTTATCATTTGTTAAAGGGTTATATTGATTGGGTTAGGGATAACAGGAATGCTCGGGTGTTTTTGATGGGTGATTTGTTTAATTGTGCGGGGCGGAATTCGAGGACTCAGCCGCATTTTCAGAAGCCGCAGGCGTTTCAGAGGTTATGTGAGTTATTTTCGCCGATAGCGTCGCAGATAATTGGGGCGATAGAGGGTAATCATGAGGCGCGGCTTGTTAATGATTTTGGGGTATCGTTATTGGAGGCTTTTTGTTTGAAGTTAGGGATTCCTTATTGTAAGTGGTCGGCGGTGATAAAGATGCGGGTTGGGCGTCGGACGAATGAGCGGAATAAGGCGGTGAATGTTTATTGGGTGTATTGTCATCATACTACTGGAGGTGGTGCGACGGTTGGTGGCAAGTTAAATCGTATTGAGAGGTTGGCGCATATAATTGAGGGTGTGGATGTGATTTGTGGTGGGCATAATCATGCGTTAGGTGTGATAAGTATAGACAGGTTTTATCCGGCTGACAGGCACATTTACAAGCGGCGGATTTGGATAGTTGCGACGGGTAGTTATTTAGAGTGGGATGGGTCTTATTCTGAGCAGAGGATGATGCAGCCGACGAAGTTGGGGTCGCCTCGGATAAGGTTTTCTGGTGAGCGTGGGCGAAAGGACATTCACGTTTCGGTTTGATTAAAAAAAGTAGTTGACAACACATTACATCAGGTATTAAACTCGGGCAAGGAGAATAAGTGTTAAGATGGCTGTGAAGAAAACTACAGGCGAGGTGATAAAGAAAATGGTTTATATAAACAGGCGGCTGAGCAGAGCGAGCAGGAGTTTATTGCGTGTTTGGGCTGATTGGCTTTTTTCGTATTACATTCGGTCTTTATATAAGCGGTGTTATACTTGTGGGAGTAAGAGAAATTTACAATGTGGGCATTTTGTGTCTCGGGTGTATCTATTAGGGCGATATGATGAGGACAATGTTCGGGCACAATGTGTTCGTTGTAATGTTTTTAAGGTTGGGAACAAGGAGGTATTTTCGTTAAATCTTGTGACTGAGTATGGCGAGCGGCGTTTTTGTGAGATGGTGCGGCGGATAGTTTATGGTAAGTCGCCGAGGGATTTGAGGGCGTTTTATGTTCAGGTGATTAACAGGTATACTGACAAGGTTTTATCGTTATTAGGTGATAGAGCGAAGAAAAGGTTTTTAAGATTGAGCGAGTTGAGTAAAAAAACAGGGAAAGTAAACAGGGAAAGTAAACAGGAAAAGCAAAGAAAGGTAAACAAGAGAGGCAGGGTAAAAGATGGTAAAGTTTAGGGATGTTTTAAGGTCGGCAGCGGGATTGTTTGATATTTTTAAGAGGGGTGATATTAAGCGTTTACAGAATGAGGTTGCGTTATTGCGGCAGTCGGTGAAGGGGCTTGAGCGTGAATATTGGGTGCCGATTGGTAGTGCTGGTGAGGCTGTAGTTCCGCGCGAGCGGTTTGTTAAGATGGTTAAGTTATCTCGTGAATATTATCGCAATAATCCTTATTATCGGCAGGCAATTAGGTTATATTCGGCGTTTATATTTGGCAGGGGAGCGAGTATAACGAGTAATGACGAGGGAATTCAGCAAAAGTTGGATGTGTTAATAAACACATATGACAACCAGAAGACCTTTTTCTCGCCAATTGCACAAATTAGGTTATCAAACAAACTTTTGCGTGATGGCGAGCTTTT is from candidate division WOR-3 bacterium and encodes:
- a CDS encoding metallophosphoesterase; translated protein: MRILECSIPDKVAYLVPIGDIHFEDPGFTESSYHLLKGYIDWVRDNRNARVFLMGDLFNCAGRNSRTQPHFQKPQAFQRLCELFSPIASQIIGAIEGNHEARLVNDFGVSLLEAFCLKLGIPYCKWSAVIKMRVGRRTNERNKAVNVYWVYCHHTTGGGATVGGKLNRIERLAHIIEGVDVICGGHNHALGVISIDRFYPADRHIYKRRIWIVATGSYLEWDGSYSEQRMMQPTKLGSPRIRFSGERGRKDIHVSV
- a CDS encoding recombination protein NinG — protein: MAVKKTTGEVIKKMVYINRRLSRASRSLLRVWADWLFSYYIRSLYKRCYTCGSKRNLQCGHFVSRVYLLGRYDEDNVRAQCVRCNVFKVGNKEVFSLNLVTEYGERRFCEMVRRIVYGKSPRDLRAFYVQVINRYTDKVLSLLGDRAKKRFLRLSELSKKTGKVNRESKQEKQRKVNKRGRVKDGKV